A genomic stretch from Pempheris klunzingeri isolate RE-2024b chromosome 23, fPemKlu1.hap1, whole genome shotgun sequence includes:
- the LOC139223167 gene encoding platelet glycoprotein Ib alpha chain-like — MQLFILLVLLLSRVAVVTAVAGCHSDRDKDHRPRENCTAAGFSDVPAGFEPTTKVLLFPRNLFSSLSWSSFATFTEIYEIDLTGNKVPEVPPSVSPLLPSLSVLRLGSNRLTSLPDGSFSACPALTELYLENNAMEALSDRTFSGLSRLEILDLSSNRIKVLPALMLHPLAAIETLFLEDNKIKVMPDDWFSQKEEVPYLYLSANPWACSCSLGYLKRYLDDYDYNIYVRDGPLIKTDPDSVACDSPPWLRGTPVVKLEESHLCPSSTDSGPTGDLDQPPTISTDVTTPPPAAPPPPPAAPPPPTAAPPPPTAAPPPTAPPPPTAPPPTAAPPPTAPPPTAAPPPTAAPPTAPPTAPPTAPPPTAAPPPPTAAPPPPTAPPPLPTTLGITTPPPPPLPPLPPPLPPPLPPTLPPPPTTPAKPVRTVTPTVRPQVDTPPPMWAPPPRAVVGVARGAGVFCLWLFAGGLLLCVASAACTLATAAALAVWYRRVYEPLRRGGGGNEGLKLLTYCGREGKEVAGGGGGGGGGTVYRSVLLIHRDRGEAVEREDGGREGEGGGARGEECLVVPLEPTREGRRREGGGEREERGVYRKTVYRLISREEEIDGWRDVMEEWQVSAEDGGRRREEGGGGEGRGGAGGEGRGGGGGEGVSRKCYSVILREEREEAGGGREELDWVVGGWEVKRGGGGEEGKEPRSSWGEWLAHYLPSMPWGVTTPPDDSPK, encoded by the exons gtTCTGTTGTTTCCCAGAAACCTGTTCTCCAGTCTGTCCTGGTCCTCCTTCGCGACCTTTACAGAGATCTATGAGATCGACCTCACAGGCAACAAG GTTCCAGAGGTGCCCCCCAGCGTCTCTCCGCTCCTGCCCAGCCTCAGTGTCCTCCGCCTGGGCTCCAACCGCCTCACCTCCCTCCCCGACGGCTCCTTCTCCGCCTGTCCGGCCCTGACTGAGCTCTACCTGGAAAACAACGCCATGGAGGCCCTGAGCGACCGCACCTTCTCTGGACTCAGCCGGCTGGAG ATCCTCGACCTGTCGTCCAATCGTATCAAGGTGCTCCCGGCCCTCATGCTCCACCCCCTCGCCGCCATAGAGACGCTCTTCCTGGAGGACAACAAG ATCAAGGTGATGCCAGATGATTGGTTCAGCCAGAAGGAGGAGGTGCCGTACCTGTACCTGTCAGCCAATCCCTGGGCCTGCTCCTGCTCCCTCGGGTACTTAAAGCGATACCTCGACGACTACGACTACAACATCTACGTCAGGGACGGCCCGCTCATCAAGACCGACCCCGACAGCGTG GCGTGCGACTCTCCGCCGTGGCTCCGAGGGACACCTGTGGTCAAGCTGGAGGAATCCCACCTGTGTCCGAGCTCCACGGACTCAGGACCAACCGGAGACTTAGACCAGCCGCCGACCATCAGCACTGATGTGacaactcctcctcctgctgctcctcctcctcctcctgctgctcctcctcctcctactgctgctcctcctcctcctactgctgctcctcctcctactgctcctcctcctcctactgctcctcctcctactgctgctcctcctcctactgctcctcctcctactgctgctcctcctcctactgctgCTCCTCCTACTGCTCCTCCTACTGCTCCTCCTactgctcctcctcctactgctgctcctcctcctcctactgctgctcctcctcctcctactgctcctcctcctcttcctactACTCTTGGTATcactactcctcctcctcctcctcttcctcctcttcctcctcctcttcctcctcctcttcctcctactcttcctcctcctcccactacTCCGGCAAAACCTGTCAGGACGGTGACCCCGACGGTGCGGCCCCAGGtggacacccccccccccatgtggGCCCCGCCTCCACGCGCTGTAGTGGGCGTGGCCAGAGGAGCAGGCGTGTTCTGCTTGTGGCTTTTCGCAGgaggtctgctgctgtgtgtggcgTCGGCGGCGTGCACGCTGGCGACTGCGGCGGCGCTGGCGGTCTGGTACAGGAGGGTGTACGAGCcactgaggaggggggggggaggtaATGAGGGGCTGAAGCTGTTAACGTACTGcgggagggaaggaaaggaggtggcaggaggaggaggaggaggaggaggagggacggtGTATCGATCCGTTCTCCTCatccacagagacagaggagaagctgtggagagggaagatggagggagggaaggtgagggagggggagcgAGAGGGGAGGAATGCCTCGTTGTCCCTCTGGAGCCGACtagagaaggaaggaggagagaaggaggaggagagagggaggagagaggagtgtaCAGGAAGACAGTGTACCGTCTGatcagcagggaggaggagatagaCGGATGGAGGGATGTGATGGAGGAATGGCAGGTCTctgcagaggatggagggaggaggagagaggaaggaggtggaggagaggggagaggaggagctggaggagaggggagaggaggaggaggaggagaaggagtttCCAGGAAGTGCTACAGTGTAAttctgagggaggagagagaggaggcggggggagggagagaggagctggactgggtggtgggggggtgggaggtgaagagaggaggaggaggggaggaaggaaaggagccCAGAAGCAGCTGGGGGGAGTGGCTGGCACATTATTTACCCAGCATGCCCTGGGGAGTGACCACGCCTCCTGATGATTCCCCTAAATAG